Below is a genomic region from Raphanus sativus cultivar WK10039 chromosome 4, ASM80110v3, whole genome shotgun sequence.
tatagtggttagtgaccgtagtgcattactttgtttgaagttgtttagttcaaagtgtaatagcataagtggtcgttactaatcgatttaataaaaatagaataaaaagccgataatcataacaaaattaatttagttggaatttaaacataaaacaaagttgatgttttatatagagaacatacttatattattaattattaaaataactatatatgaactataaaacttttactaatatatttagttcaaataatagaaagatggaatacgtttcaaattttataaattttataaaaaataagggtgaagtgtcaatttttggtaaaataattggtgagtatctaatatatattttcaaaattacaatgttgacttttaaaatatagaggtgcgagttgtatgtgttactttgGTTTCAAAGtctctcaaaaagatgtatcttaaaataagaaacataaatttattttctatattagttttgttataatggaagattttttgtgttttcataacgaaattcttgtttgtccacccttatttagaatatcaacgaatcttaatatgaatctaaatatgtttttcatctaaaaactataaatggttcctaaactcctctatttaatggacaacttctattttaaccggagtggaacaatttcaccaaatcttcctagtaaaaagtcaaattgttaattagtaaatgagatgttagcatcAATGATGATcatgagaaagacaatttctaactatctgtgacatttgggcttgctgacttgttgcatttagtaatggttttgacaataaatggttagtgtggtgcaaaggattaatggtgagggtggtgtgtggtttacatcaattttaaataactttagcaaccatggaacgtttttaaatttctctcagattggaagtagtgattttttttttagttaagttttaagagtatatGAATCATGTTCacagtttttaaaatgtaaacacggatagtatgcatcagggaagttattggtttccttgcaCAGTGTGACATGggaagataccatagagtttatgtgtcaataccaatagaccaaatgttagtcttttggacttgaatcgccatcaattactaaacattattagagtggCATGAGTGGAACCGGACCCGGACATtgaaccggacgatttaccgggtctcTTGATCATTGGGTCAACTGTGGATGAACCGtggtttagtaaatgaattatttttattatataataatatattagatatgacaataaatatataaaaaactaaatttaatattttaaatgttttcaaacataaagtaacagtttggatatgtatctattttatgttttaaaaattttgaaaatacttaactttagtttccatttttgtatttttatttgacatacaaaatattaagaaaNNNNNNNNNNNNNNNNNNNNNNNNNNNNNNNNNNNNNNNNNNNNNNNNNNNNNNNNNNNNNNNNNNNNNNNNNNNNNNNNNNNNNNNNNNNNNNNNNNNNAAAataatgtttaattattttatatcttaattttattatagaaataaatcttaaaaactcactaataatatattttcaattatataaaattaaaatatttattttattaatatttagttatgttttaaaaaaaaattattatgagatttttttatcagataaacaacacaatataatagaaattatcttttttattaatatatatttttagatttcgGATAATTCTTAGtatcattaattttaatcagttactaatcaaataaatttattttcattttttccttgatttacaattatttttatattttatttattaagtatataacatattaaaccagtctaatatttttaaactgagAGCTCCTGTCACGAAAAATCagttcgcaaataatagtataagaTAAGACAAAATTACACACACAAACACTAGCTCATATTACAAAGTAACTCATCTCACCCAGGATAGATACATAACAACTTCTCAAAGGCTGAAGCTTCTCAAACAAGCGTTGCCTTTGCAAGCTGAAGCGCTTTCTCTCGGCCGTAAAACTTCTCCACAATCGCAAGTGAAAACTCCATTGCAGTCCCTGGAGCTCTGCTCGTTGTGACGTTTCCGTCAACCACGACTCTGTGCTCAATGTGACTCTGGTCTGAAAGCTCGTTGCTCACCCTTGGATGAGTAGTAGCCTTCTTACCCTATACAAAAACATGGCTCTTATATCTTAGTTAATGACTCAACAGCTACATTAACAAGGAAACTATTCAAGTATTGATTTGCTTGATTGATAAAAATGCACCTTGAGTAAACCATTAGACTCAAAGACGTATACAGACGCTTTTACAGATTCCTCCGTATGGTTTGTTTGCTTCTGCCTGTTTCTTTAACATATTCACCAGTGTCTCACAGCTTGCCAATCTTTGAGCACCATTACCGCCCTGtagttttgattatttgtcaTTGTAACATATAACTCCAAAATGTTGTTTGAGACTTATCATAAGTTGTCATGTTTTGAGAGTTAGCACTAACTCACAGGCAGCACAATCAGATCGAATGACTTCTCTGAAACCTCATCAAGAAGCACATCTGCTACTAGGTTAACTTTGCATGATCCTACAACTTCCAAACTATTACCAATTGCAGCAATCACCACATTTGCTTGCCCGCCTCAGGATATCTGCAAGGGCTATAGCTTCAGTCTCCTCTGAATCCTCTGCAATGGGTACAAGAATCTGAAATGGGAAGACACTATCTTTCAGGCTTATAAACGACcagttaaaataaaagtaacaagtGGAGAGGCAACTCAACATATACATACCTGTGGCGTATCTTCAAATAACCACTTCTGTTTTGTAAGCTCAGTAAAAGTATATTTCCTCGCCAGGTTTAGGACGAACCAGCTGATTTCAAAAGGAGAACAGGTAAATCTAAGAGAATATACTAAGATTCTCTGTTTGagacaaaaacatatataccaAGATACTAGAGACTTCATCAGCTTTCTCTTTCCCGTACAACTGCTCTACAAGCGTGATGGAGAATTCTATGGTGGTCCCCGGTCCACGACTGGTCACTATTCTTCCATCTATCTGCACTCTTGACTCAACAGCAGTGGCACAAGTAGCAGCAAGTTTTTTCCATAAAAACCGGGTAACCCGTTGCCTACAAGAAAACACCATATACATAAATCAAGAAAATAAGATCACAAGAAAACAAGATTCTGGATACTTACTTTTTTGCCTTGTAGTAGACCCCCAAGTACCAAGGGCCAACGCAGGAGCACAACTATATAGCTGCGTTAAGTCGTCCATCTGCGTCTTGTTTTCTTTACCATATTCTCTAATGGTTTACAGTTTTTTAGAGTCTCGCCTCCCGGAAGCCCTCCCTTTTTaccaattaaatattaataatagcAAAATAATTATCAAGCAAACATGAGAAGCAAGCAATAATCTATCGAGAGACTTACAGGGAGCACAATAAGGTCGAAAATAGAATCGGTAATATCAGAGAGGAGAGTATCAGCGACCATCTTGATACCATGACAAGCATCGACGCCAACCTGAGTCTCGACGGACGCCACCGTCACGTGAGCGCCACCTCGCCGTAACGTGGTGATCATCGCCACCGCTTCTAGAGGCTCCGTACCGTGCGCAATAGGGATCAAAACCTAAAGAGACGCCAGAAAATAAAACTCGTTATGTACGAGGAAGGGGAAAAAAGTATGATATCGTGATCGTGAAACCCACTGACCGTCTTCGTAGATGGAGCCATGTTTGCCAGGAAGATGGTGAAGTAGAAGAAGAGAACTATGGAGTTTAGTGGAGAAGAAAGGAGTGTCACTTATGGGCGTTTAAATAGTGGAACGACTGTAACGACGTCACTGGTCTGTGACGTATGCGATTACGTAAGCATAAAGAAAAGGAACTGGGTGGGGGAAACGCTTCTTTTCAATCTTTCCACGTAATGTATACACTCTTTTCTCGTAAACTAATAAGACGGGTTGAAGTTGTTGGCGAGAAACGAGATCACGCCCCGGTTCTTTATTTTGTGCAACCACGTGTTGtcgtttttattattttgtagtaGAGTAAACCGGATGAGGTTCTGAACCGGAAATTGAATTATATTGATGATTCAATTTAGTCAAAGATGTAAAGGATTTAAGATTACAGATGGTACAACTACAAATGAATGATATCAgctgctttgttttttttctcttggaATCCAATAGAATTTTATGTCTTCAAACTTTGCACTCCATCTCCAAATATCTCGTATGTAATTGTATAGGCCCGAAGTTGATTGACTTCTTGGTAATGAGATCCACCAGAACCTTGCTGTCCCTTTCAAATATGACCCTTGTGTATCCGTTTGACCAAGAATTTTGCATCGCCATAAGTAGAGCTTTGAACTTTCTAATGCTGAACTTGTTGTAAGAGAAGAAGCTTGTCCCTCTCCTTTGATATTCCTTCATTATTTCCTTCTTTAGAAATGCACCAAATGGAATTTGAAATAACCATTTTTAGTAGCCCTGGGCATTCACATTACCGTTCGGATTCGGGTCGGATATTTCGGATTTTAGATATTTCAGAACTAGTGAAAATGGTACCAATCggataatttaaatttttggcTCGGATACGGTTCGGTATCTGTCGGATCTGGTTCGGATCCGGTTATATCCGAAGTAACCAAAAAATTAACGGACCcggttaatatttataaattttaatgtatatatagatataaactttaaaatacatatataaatactatatgATGCGTTGGTTTAGTGTCACGTGATGTGGTAAGTGTAGGATGAGGTTCATGGTTCGATCCGCTAGTGATGCATATTAAATTTCacgtttaattttttttaatactcacCAGCCAGGATGAGTCCTTGCTTGCTATTGGACTTCAAACATAAGCCCATAATTTGCCAAATAGTCGAAATTTATGTGGGATTAAGCTGATAAAATCGGTCTAATTTATTAAGATCATCTTaggggctgactggttttcccgctaccaccgcaaacgcagcttgcggttcatagcggttgttggcgtttcgaaacaatcacagaaaacgctacaaatcgctttcaaaccgctccgaacctcttaaaatcaaaagctggttccagctaacgtttgcggttgcgggcggttgcgggagggtaaatttttttctttaaaaacagattaaataaaaataatactaaaaatatacaataaaaattttcaatgaaataatagaaattgtaaaatgtattcatattatatttcaatttatattataaaaattcaaaactaaatattttctataaatttttaaaattgaataatatgattttataaatataaattttatatttaacatattattatgattttaatatttttataattacataaaatgtaatattgttaaattattatttaacagatgttgcgtttggtagttaccagtcataagagtcccgcaaacgcaacaatttctaacacatgtaccagtcgtacaaatctctagaaaacgcttaaaaccgcaaccatctGCATCcacaaactcccgcaaccgcaaccgcaaccgctgcggttacaccagtcaggcccttaaTTAAGGTTTAACTCGGGTCTTTTAGATATCCGTACGGATCTCGGGTCTCTCGGATACTCGTACGGATCTCGGATATACCCGTAACTGATCCGGTACCGGACGAGTTTTAAAATCTCATCCGACCGGGTATTTTTTTAGAACCGAACTCAACCCGAAACCCAGCTTTTCGGGTAATTACCGGTTCGGATTTTTGGATCCGGATAATTTGCCCATACCTAATTTCTAGCAAGTAGGAAAAATATCGCACCTAGAGCATTTTTAATGCAGAACtctatttaattagtttttttttttttttgcttttaaataGTTGATTAGTTCCATGATAGAATTGTATTTTTTTCCAACCATACTTTATATTCTCTCTGTTATGAACAAGAAGTCGAGAACTAATGAATACACTATTTCCTAAAGATAAcattaaaaactaaactaaaattaattcttccaatcttaaaaaaataagtataaaacaTCATGATCACacagttttcaataaaaataaaattaatataaaaatatcaaatatcaaatatcatctattttgaaacatcaaaaactttccaaaacattatttattttgaaactgaGGAGTATTAGactagaaaatagaaaaaattgaaaaatacaTTATATCAATTATGTACTAAACTCATTATTTGCTTTATTATAGAGtcgaaaaataataaaatagggTTGAGGAGATTTTACTCCAAATTCTATCATTCttacattatttatcaaatgattttttttaaattgacctATGTGTCATCACTACATTTATTCTCAATGGAAAAAATGACATGACTTtctaataaatatgatattacttgaagttgttgtttttttttttttttttttttggtaatccaGGGTTCCCCGCTTCGCGGATCAATCCCTGGGCCCGGTCAGGCAGCGGTCCACTTCACCCGGGAGGGTATTAACCTGGGCCGAAGCCCAGTACCACTAATGGTGACATGGAAGAGGCAGTTCGCCTCCGGCTGGCGTCGAACCCGGGAGCATGACAATTGGCCCCCAAGGCTCTAACCAGTAGAGCTACCTTATCCCGTCGTTTACTTGAAGTTGTTATATGGACATTTAcattatgtaattttatatttatggtAGAAATTTGgaaatatatgattaattaatttaatatattcaaataaaactctaaaattaatttaataatttaaaaataaaaataattagttatattagatatttttttccaaaattacAGTTTTAAGCTCTACATATCTATTCAGTAAATGTAAATATAAGAtcaacaaatttattattttaaactaattttactaattttttaaaaagtattaaaatattaaaaaataatgataaattttaattttaattataaaataactttttgtttattttaaaataaatttagttttcaaCATATTTATGTGAATGGCACATAAAACTTTCTAATTTTAGGTCGGAAATAGAGTGAATGTAGAGAAGGTTGTGTTTAGTATTTTATGGGCCTTGAATATTAGTTTGGGCTATATATTTTTGAGCCCATTTACCCAACGAAGCTATCACACTCCTCTCACTCCCTCTCTTTTCCGTCAGACTTCCAAATCTCTGAACTCATTCGTTTCCCTTCAAAGCATAGAGCAACAAAAACAATCTCCAATGGTTTAGGTTTTGGTTCTACTTCTCTGCTCCGAGTTTGTTAGGGTTTCGCTTGATACAGTGAGTATTGTCATTTATGATGCTGGAACTTAGATTTTACATAATTcatctcttgtgttcttgttaaTGTCGGAGGAATAGGAACTTTTTGGTTGAATCTTCGAGTGGTAAAAGGGGTTTTAATATGGCCTTCAGTATAGATGTGTTCGAAGCTCTTATAGCTTCTTATGTTCTTGCTCTTGCATGTTTTCAAGAAGGTTAGAGGAAGGAGATTGTAGGAATTGTTTTGGTCACCTCAACAATATTATTATGaagacaaataatttttttctcttctttattttcttttgctaaatattttttagaaagaaaTAGACTCAAGCTCCCAGAACCACCTATGGAGCGATCATTCCGGACAAGGTATGTTGCTCCAAAGGAGTCTGCGATGACtgatttagttttttgtttcaGCGTGTAAGAGAATCTGTTTGGCTATGTCAAAGTTTTctccaaaagaaaataattgtagTCAAGTTATACAGAAACTGATATTGCAAATCTCAACCCATTGCCATCACCTCCCACCCAATGGATTGGTACAAACCGCAAGGTCGGGAAAGAAAATGGTTTATTATGGGCTAAGACACGAGTTTCTTTCATTTGCTGTAGTGCCGTTTTGTAGTATGGTAAGAAGCTGTATCTACTGTGATTAATCATCTAAAGATTCTAGATGAAGGCAAATTAAGTGCTGTTTGGCACTCTgaatttaagaaaaacatagTTAGTTTTCAATCCTACTTGTTGTAGTTCTTGATTTTTTCTCCAGCCTGAAGCTGAATCCAAATGTATAATGTAGCTTCCGTTTATAAAAAGGAGACTAATGGTGTATGATAGATAACAACATGATTAacataataatagtaaaaacaTGAAACGCGCTCTATTGGATGAAATAGCCACTCAAGAAAAGCAGGAAAAAGAGGAGGAGACTCCCGAAGATCAAAGCAGTCTTCTGACCAGAGGTAAGTGCGTTACCCCCAAGCCCATATTGTTGATTCTGAGCAAAACCAGCAATCTCAACCATTTTACTCTCGAAGAAACTCTGAGCTGCTCCACAAGTTGGACATCTCCAGTCTTCAGGCAACTTGTCAAACTGGAACCCAGGAGGGATCGGGTACGAGGGATCACCCGCGGACTCGTCGTACTTGTACCCGCACGATCTGCACTCGTAGATTCCAGTGTTCAGAACTGCGAATTTCTCCTCCTCTCTTCTTCGTGTCTCAACCGCATCTTCTTCGAGTTCAGGCGTTGTGGCGTCGTCCCTTGAAACGGCTGAGAAGCGGGAAGGTGTAGATTGGTGATTCGGGGTGATGAAGATTTTGTGGTGAAGCTGATGTTGTGTCTTGCCATAAAACTGTGTCGGTCTGagggaaaaagaagaagaatggaaCTGAGCGAGAGGAGAGAAGGAGAACATAGCGGTCGCCatgtttttattggtttaattGTTTGGTTTGTTCATTGTTGGGAGAGAAGAAAGGGATCCATTGGAGAAGGGAGGACGAAGAGGTACCAAGGCTTGGATAAGATTTTTGAAAAGCATCGTGGCACCACGTGGACCAAAATTCTCTCCTTGATAATCTTATTTCTCTACTTGTTTAAAAATACCCCTCCATTCCTTCTTGTATTTTTTTCCCTCTActttatcaataaatatataaatattatgtttataaattagttttctatatttttttatttaagattaaatataacatatctaaatatataaattgcattaatttggatatttgaatatatatttgattcttggtttggttttgatgttttCGGATTTTCAgatataagaaaataagaattgttaaaatattttgtacaTTGATTCGGTTTCaattaattcttttatttagATTGGTCTGGTTTTTATCTGAATGTCCTAATTCCACCATGCTCATTATAGGTCACTGAAGAGAACCAAGTTCAGTTCCAGAAAGTTTGATGTCCCATCTATATACTTTTAAGTGGAAGAATTATACCACTATTGAAATTTGAAGGAAAAGCATTCTAAAATACTCAGTGAATTGGATCTCTGCCTAGAGCCTGAAATTCATGTCAGCTTTCGTTTGATTGATGAAAGATTATAGTAGCATGTCCTAAAAATTCCAGAGgtattataaataaaagttagATGTGTTTGAAGCTCTAATAGCTTCTTATGTTCTTGCTCTTGCATGTTTTCAAGAAGATTAGAGGAAGGAGATTGTAGTTGTCTTGAGGTTTTTGTTTCTTCACCTCAACACTATCATTATGAAGACAATACAAATTATCTCCTCTGACTTTTTCTTTCCATtgttatttaaaagaaatttgatTCAAGCAAAACGTCTAAAATGGACTTCTATTTCAAAAACCGGATCAAtggtttttgaattttatacaGAGAAAATCTAAtacttgtgtgtgtttttaatatattttcactaGTAAAAATTAATCATATAGTTAAGAAACAATCATTTTAGGTTTGCGactgaatttcaaaaaaaaaagatcacgaAAATATCACAAATAGACGAAATATAAAATAGTGTAAAACATGACTAAACGTATTACAAATCTGATATAGAGcttcaaatcttaaatttaaagcGGAAAATATCAAATTAGATTCCACCAACTCCAATATTGACATATATGGTGGTCTATGGTAGTTAGGGTCAATGGTTACTGGCTGTATTAATAAGGATGGTGAATTCAAAGCTCCTCTTGGCTTTGTGATGGTGTGGTGGCATGTAGCAGGCGCGTGAAGAGTCCGATCAAATTCTGATGGCGAGTTTTAAATGGAGATGAAGCGCATTTGCAGCAATTGTTTCATTACTAACATGACATTTTGGTTCTCCCATTTTCACTTTGATTACCATCTAGGGGCTTCAGTAGGGATGTTATCATGTGTAAAATACTCTACCCTACCTGAATCCGAAAAAACCCGTCCATAAAAAAACTCTACTATGAAACACTTGAATAAATTCTTAACTTGTTAGGGTAATCAACCCTCTAATTTTTGGGTTACATGTGGGTAACCTAATACTTTGTTAcagtttgttaattttatttgaattatttacATGAGAAATTAGCTCTCCTACCAAAAAACTATCCTATAATCCTATAATTAACAATATGCCAAAACCCTATGTGTCCAACACTGTGTGTAATTAACCGTGACTCTGCTGTCTCTATATATTCGCTTTGAACAATACTTGACATAggcaaaatctttttaaaatattttgtaagatttGATTCATGTGTACTCATATATTGCGTTGACGTCAGATCAAGCGTAATTCTATCCTTTACCTCTTTGAGTTTTACCAAACAATTTGAATTTCGAAAcaattttctctctctttccttcATTAATCTGcaacatttttataattaaacccTATATCTTTTTCATCTCTCTCTGTTTTAATTTATGCTTACACTCTTTTTGAAGACGTTGAGAGTATTGTTAACGAATTCTAGCTCTTTGAATATGagcataaaacattttttatcaGTAGGGAGCTTGTGTTCTTGATATTACCAGTGAAGAAAAGTTcagagaaaaaaattgaaagattGTTCACAAGTAAGTTCTTATTTGAATTTGTGATAAgattagattatttttttgtagtatatttaacttttaattcTGAAAATATGTTGAAACAAGAAAATGGATTCTTTTTTCAGTACGAAGAATTTCAGGATGAAGCACACAATGAAAACTGAGATGAAGTGGAGTCTCCAAAGATTTAAAATTTCCAGTGAAATTTATGCGACTAGTTTCCAGTTTGGATTCCTCAGTTGATTTTTATTCATGtgttcaaaatttaattaacttgtaaaataatatatgtgtgATAAAAGAATTGTTGAACGTCTCCTACATATTTATTCaaagtaataaattttttagcaaaaacattaattattttttcttccaaaTTCATTGGTAGGTTGCTAAGATAATTGATACCATTAAAATTCATCGTTAGACAGCAACAATTGCAATAGTTTATAACAGAccatatatttagatatatctATGAATTTGTTGGTGAAATTCAATGTTAGTCCGCTAACATATTAATTAACATATAATAACTTAATGTTAGCTttctaacatatttaataacatATCACAACTTAATAATATGTTTACATGTAtcatttaattatgttttgagATCCATTGTTAAGCGGCTAACATATTTAAAAGCTTATGACAATATATTTATCTGATTAAATTTATGAATGTTTTACACATATTGAAGACTAATATCATCTCTTATACAAAATTATTGTTAATGATAAATAGTATATCCGGTTAATATATACTGTTGTTagagtaaacaaaatattgacGGTTAATATTTTGTGGTATTGTCATAACTTGGCAATAAGCCCAGATGAATATTAGAGTTAACAATATCATAAAGAAAAAGCTCCATTCTAAGATCAAAACATCAAAGTCAACAAAACCAAGTGTATACATTTGTATTCTTTAAAAGGAGATTTAGAGAATTCGAGAGGCATGAGATcagtatctatactattaaagcagatcttattttaaaattttaggatTACGTACCtgcatttcaatatatttacaaatttttccattgtcatttaatttaaactaaaaatataatattctctATAACTATGGTAATTaatacttttcatattttttgaatgataataattttaatttttatgcagattatactttccatttaatttgaatatcattttttttcatctacaatattatttaaagattagatatgaatatatacatgcaaattaaaaaatgttattatgccatttttacataataatgatatgccaattttgagtgttcaatttttttttaaacttatcttaaaattaagttttagatctaaacataaataaaaatacaaacttctCATAGTaaccaaagaaagaaaataatattttcatatcaataacAAAGTTTCCTATTaccattgtttcattttcttcaaatgacataatacgaatctcattaaagtctaaataattacttttcaattttatataatattaagaagtatgaattatttaataaatatttcaaaaatattatttattattttggtttcAAGCGGGTCATCTCATATCGAATGTTACGTTAATAGcggatttttaaaattttaccaggttttctaagattataattaaaatctttttattaaattgaactGAATTATACACATATCACTGGATTTATCGGTTTAACCATAGGTCTGGGTTGAGTATGAAAACACCGTTcgaaaatcaattattataatagaataatttttttaaaacacaaatagaaattttttaaaattatttattctctaattaaaattataaattaatttaaattttattaaaataaaaatatatccgtgCTTTTAAggcgcagatcaaaatctagttatattttataacaatatCACCGTCACTCATC
It encodes:
- the LOC108851838 gene encoding LOW QUALITY PROTEIN: protein DJ-1 homolog A (The sequence of the model RefSeq protein was modified relative to this genomic sequence to represent the inferred CDS: inserted 2 bases in 1 codon; deleted 6 bases in 6 codons), which produces MAPSTKTVLIPIAHGTEPLEAVAMITTLRRGGAHVTVASVETQVGVDACHGIKMVADTLLSDITDSIFDLIVLPGGLPGGETLKNCKPLENMVKKQDADGRLNAAISCAPALALGTWGLLQGKKATGYPVFMEKLAATCATAVESRVQIDGRIVTSRGPGTTIEFSITLVEQLYGKEKADEVSSILLVRPKPGEEYTFTELTKQKWLFEDTPQILVPIAEDSEETEAIALADILRRAXANVVIAAIGNSLEVVGSCKVNLVADVLLDEVSEKSFDLIVLPGGNGAQRLASCETLVNMLKKQAEANKPYGGICKSSVYVFESNGLLKGKKATTHPRVSNELSDQSHIEHRVVVDGNVTTSRAPGTAMEFSLAIVEKFYGREKALQLAKATLV
- the LOC108854946 gene encoding uncharacterized protein LOC108854946, producing the protein MATAMFSFSPLAQFHSSSFSLRPTQFYGKTQHQLHHKIFITPNHQSTPSRFSAVSRDDATTPELEEDAVETRRREEEKFAVLNTGIYECRSCGYKYDESAGDPSYPIPPGFQFDKLPEDWRCPTCGAAQSFFESKMVEIAGFAQNQQYGLGGNALTSGQKTALIFGSLLLFFLLFLSGYFIQ